CGAGGCGTTCGTGTCGTCATCGAAGACGACGGGCGCGCCGAACTTCGAGCCGACCGTGACCATCTGCCAGTCGACCATGACGTAGCGCATGTCTTCGGCCTCGCCGTCGTCGTCGATGTTCGAGAGCACCTCGTCCGCGTCCTCTTCGCTGGGCGCGAGGAGGTAGTTCGCCGCGGAGCTGGCGCCCTGCTGGAACGGGTTCGCGTGCGGGATGCGCTCGCCCTGCGTGGTGATCCAGTGGCCGTAGTCCCACCAGGACATCACGCCGTAGGTTCCCTCTGCGTAGTCGTAGTCGTCGTCAGCGGGCCGCTGATAGGTGCCGTAGTAGTCGAGGTCGTCCGCGTTGCCGGCACCTCCGAGGTTCCCCTCGGCGGGCGTGTTGTCGTTCATCCACTCGAGGTTCTCGTCCCAGACGGTCACCGACCCCGGGCCGGTGTTGTTGCCGACGCCGACGGCGGTGTTCGTCCGGTCGATGGACACCTGTCCGGTGTTCCCGAGCGACAGCGGGACGACGAGCACCGGGCCGAGCACGACCAGCACCGTGAGCACCACGGCGATGATCTGGTACGTCTCGACGTCCGGCATCGAGAGGTCCGCCGAGAAGTCGATCCCGATGACCGCGAGGATCTCCCGGAGGAAGTAGGCGTTCAGCCCCGCGACGGCGACCGCGAGGTAGTAGTTGAAGCGGACCTGCGTGAACGCGGCGGCCGTGATGAACGCCGCCCACACGAACACGAACAGGTGTTCGGCGTCGTAGCGAACGCGCGCGGCAGCGCCGAACACGAGCAGGGCGACGAGTGCGAGTCCGAGCACCTGCGGGTTGAACCCGAGGCCGCTCGCGAGGTCGTTGAAGATCGGCGAGCCGACGAAGACGAACAGGACGACCAGCGCCGAGGCAGCGAGGTAGTAGTAGTCGCTCGTGGTGCCGCGCTTCCACAGCGGCTTGACGAGCATCCAGACGGCCGCCGCGAGGGCGGTGATGAACGCGAAGCCGTACTCGGCGATAACGACGCCGAAGCCGCCGTAGTACTGGACGAGCCCTGACTGGAGGAACGGTTGGGCCTCGCCGATGGTGCGGGTGGCCGCGCCCGCGGAGAAGCCGACGAACCGGAGGAGGTTGCTCTCGATCGTCGTGAACGGCGCCGCCTCGACGAAGATGACGAGGAGGACGCCGACCGCGCCGAGGATGCCGACGATCCCCGCGAACGCGTGGTCGTTCAGGCGGTCGTCCGCGAACTCGCGGGAGTCGAGTTGGCGCGCGAGGAACGCGAGGAAGACGGCGCCCGCGGCGGTCGCGAGCGCGAAAGCGGGCTGGATGAGGCTCATCGCGGTCGGAGAGAACGTCGCCTCCTCGAACTTGAGGAGTGCCATCAGGGCGGCGACGACCATCGAGATGACAGCGACGAACGCGACGTGGTCTGGCGAGCGGTCGCCCGCGTAATCGGAGACGGTTTGGAATGCGACGTAGGCAGCAAAGATTCCGAGCAGGAGGACGGCCGGGGGCCAGGTCCAGATGTAGAGGCCGATGGCGACGCCTGCAAGCGCACTCCAGTATAGAGTGGGCTTCAACTCGTCCCACTCGCTCGCCTGCACGAGTTCCCAGATTGGGAGGTCCCGCTGCGCGACAGCGAGCGCGACCATGAGCGCGACGACCGCGAACGCCTGGAAGAACGGTTCCGCGACGTTGTGGTCGGCGAACCCGACGAGGCCCCGACGGAGGAACGTTCCTGGGAGGAGCATGAGGATGACCGCGCCGAAGAGTCCTGCAAGGCGGCCACCGAGGCGCTTCCCGATCAAATAGGTAGGAACCACGACGAGCGCGCCGAAGACGGCGGGCGCAACGAGGAGCGTCTTGGCGACGAGCGCCTCGGAAGGG
This genomic stretch from Halobaculum roseum harbors:
- a CDS encoding oligosaccharyl transferase, archaeosortase A system-associated, with amino-acid sequence MPALLAIVAFMLWIRLQSYGNFIRDGQVYFNGNDAWYHLRQVRYTVANWPATMPWDPWTYYPFGTNSGQFGTLYDQLIATAALIVGLGSPSEALVAKTLLVAPAVFGALVVVPTYLIGKRLGGRLAGLFGAVILMLLPGTFLRRGLVGFADHNVAEPFFQAFAVVALMVALAVAQRDLPIWELVQASEWDELKPTLYWSALAGVAIGLYIWTWPPAVLLLGIFAAYVAFQTVSDYAGDRSPDHVAFVAVISMVVAALMALLKFEEATFSPTAMSLIQPAFALATAAGAVFLAFLARQLDSREFADDRLNDHAFAGIVGILGAVGVLLVIFVEAAPFTTIESNLLRFVGFSAGAATRTIGEAQPFLQSGLVQYYGGFGVVIAEYGFAFITALAAAVWMLVKPLWKRGTTSDYYYLAASALVVLFVFVGSPIFNDLASGLGFNPQVLGLALVALLVFGAAARVRYDAEHLFVFVWAAFITAAAFTQVRFNYYLAVAVAGLNAYFLREILAVIGIDFSADLSMPDVETYQIIAVVLTVLVVLGPVLVVPLSLGNTGQVSIDRTNTAVGVGNNTGPGSVTVWDENLEWMNDNTPAEGNLGGAGNADDLDYYGTYQRPADDDYDYAEGTYGVMSWWDYGHWITTQGERIPHANPFQQGASSAANYLLAPSEEDADEVLSNIDDDGEAEDMRYVMVDWQMVTVGSKFGAPVVFDDDTNASDYYSPTLRAQETQRGTQYGVAFRDKTQRYYESQMVRLYLFHGSRADPAVQTPFGDRVIVFDYDTVSAQDGTTYKVLPQGENASAIRTFANESAAQEFVEEDGTAQIGGVGAFPRESVPAMEHYRLVSTSETSAYSSSQYQRTVLQESQSLGLRPSLLQQTQPQWVKTFEKVPGATVEGDGADPNETVTATVEMRVPDAGTGGNASTFTYEQQATANEDGEFEFTVPYSTTGYDEYGPENGYTNVSVRATGAYTVTGEVESNESAYIVRNEGTFNVSEGLVNGDEDGTATVTLSEEVLRAPEGAQNGSETNNSTDGSDNTSSLPAEFDSLEGLDSASADSLTAGGDSSTDGSLAGSAAGEAAPAVRAPTRSTVAP